TATGCTACGTGTGTTGTGTCGCTCTTGGTTTTACGGAAATTGTTCTGTCATCACTTTCTGCCAGTTTTCGCTACTCTCTGGTAACTGAGCTGCTGAATAAAGAACTACAGAACACTGATTGCTCCTCTTTATTCTTCCAGACTCGGCACCAGCGTGGTGATACACATCCCTTAACTCTAGAAGAGATTTTGGATGAAACGCAGCATTTAGATATTGGACTCAAACAAAAGCAGTGGTTAATGAATGAggtaaagaaaagcttttggtTGGAGATTGAAGGATTGAACCTCAACTATACATTTAATTGCAGACACTATAAATATTGAagttctgcttctgaaaagctGCATTGCTTCATGTTTCTGTCTTGTGCCACCTGCTATAGCaattactgaaatgaaagctaTTCTGACATTTTTAAGGATCAATTACTGTTACTACAGTTAAGAGTAAGTTGTATGTCAAGTGAATTTCTTCATTGCTAGTTTCCATTCTTACAGTGTCACTGCAACTTGCTGCTGTGTTCATCTTTATGCTTTATCTATCCAAATGTCTTCATGGTACTGCAAGACTAGTAAATCAACAAAATCCTATATTTGGTATTTATACCTTATCAAGATCTCGTTTTGCTGGTATCGTACTTAGAATCCTTGCAACAAAGTAGTAAAAGCTGTTGATACATACTGGGGGGATCTCTGTAGTAAAAGTAggatgtttttaattaatactAATAttctggagaacagaaaacTGGCAATGCTGCTGTTATGAAAATTTGGCTCCACTGAAAGCTTTGAAGAGTAGCTCCAGGTTGTTTCCATAACAAATCAGAATTTTGAGACTGAACCAAAAAGCTCATATAAAATTATCACTGAGTTGGTAACCCGTGATGATACTGCATGCACAGCAAAACTGATTTGGACCAGATCTTAAGTCATTTCAGTTGTCCATGAGTTTCTGGTCAGCTTTACTCTGAAGCAGCATCGTAAGTAAAATCCTACTGTGCAGCATGTCTGCTCTTCTCAGTTTCTGCTACAGCTGCTGGTGCCAATTGGCAGTAGCTGGGGCAGACTGACTCGTGTTTTGTTCATGCCAGGATAATGCCTTTCACATTCGTAACATCCATACTACCCAAGTTTGAACTGCCAAGTTGTCTATTGGCACTTTATGTTCAACCAAAGCACACTTTTTCTTGtgttccactttttttttttatcgtCATGCCTTTCTCAAAAAGGAACACATGCGCCTTTGAGACTTGAAGCTCCTTCCTGCCCAAAGGCATCAAGTGAACGATGCTAAGCATTTGGTGCTTTGTGCTGTAAGTCACTGTGAGTTAAGCCTAGGCTGGATCTGAGATCCAATGACTTGAGGTTTGTTTCCAATTCAGACCTCCAAACTGTCAGTGATAACCACGTGGCTGACGTACTGTAGCTCGTGAAGTACTagtttgttctctttctgaagGTTCGCAATTTATATTCCTGTTACAGGCTCTAGTCAACAATCCTAAAATAGAAGTTATAGACGGGAAGTTTGCTTTCAAACCCAAGTACAACTTGAAAGATAAAAAGGCTCTGCTCAGGCTCCTGGACAAGCATGACCAGCAAGGGCTGGGAGGAATCTTTTTAGAAGAAATTGAGGAAGGGCTACCCAATGCACATAAAGCTATAAAGGTGAGTCATGCCTGTCTGGGCTTCAGCAAAACTCTTCTGGGTAAGTTCTCAAAGGGGAAGTAAAAGCTATGAGAGAATTTTTTCAGAgttctttttgttcatttggaGACTCAAGGTCTGATTTAGTACCTTTTCCTGTGTATCATCCTTTACGTTTACAATTGACCTGACATCTAAGCACAGCTGTCAAAGCTTTCTCACAAAAGGTGCTTTATGTATTATGTTGCAACTGAAGGCATTTAATTGTGCTTTTATACCTTGATCTTGGCCCTCGGTCTCTCTTCTCCGTTTTATTAGTGCATTTATTGATGGTGTCCACTTTCGAtgcttctttttgttgcttgttACTTCGCTGCTCTCCGATTCATTGATCTCTTTGTGGAACAGGATCTGGGTCTGTTATTCTGAAAGTAGAACTGATTtgagattttttcttttgcatttcttttcaaggcTTTAGGGGACCAAATTCTCTTTGTTACCCGCCCTGATAAGAGGCAACTTCTTTACTACAATGACAAGAGCTGTCATTTCTCTGTGGACGAAGGTAAGTGTTTATTTACATCTGTATTCATGGTTTAAATTCAATGTAGACGATTGAACGTCTTTTAATGTGATAACAAAATACTGGTATATCTAGGTTCTGTCAGCAGAATGATATGTATTAACGTGATGATAACAACACTAGCAAACAAGTTCAGGGATAATAACCTCTGTCATCTATTGGATGCATTGGTACATGGCACCAGGAACCCAACAATTCAAGTATAGCAGAACAGACAAGAGGAAAAGTTGCCCATCTGTGGCTTAGATGACATCTAACATTTTCCTGcataaaagcagatgaagaacAATTAAATTTCTTGGtttgcatgctgcttttttaCCCAGCTTTTTCCCAATCATGTACTTCTGTTGGCAAAGGCAATGAGGAACCAGAAGTTGAAGAGAAGGAACAAACAGACAGGGAGGAGATGTGAGCAAAACTACTAGGAAGATGTGGTTTACAACTGGGAGGGCAACCTGAGTGCAGGGTGGTGCTGCTGCCTAGAGCTGGAAGTGGAACTCCAGAGCTTcagcatgtatttttttaatctaatgaATAGTAAAGTCCTCTGCAATCAGTGTGCCCATTGGCTGAATGCAGCAAGAGACCAGGTTATgcaataatatatatgtatctgCAGAAATTAATTATGCCTGTCAGGGTGTGTTGCAGTGATGATGTCAGAGCCAATATCAGATATCTGTAAGTACAGAAGGGAGAAGGCATTTCCTGGGAAAAGGCCTTATTTTAAATGACTCGAGAATACTGAATACTTACTGTTGATCACTTGTTCTGTAACATTGACATGAAATCATATTCTAAAGCATCACATTATggtaaaagaacaaaaaattttaATTGGACCTTTAACTGCTGCATGTGCAGGaccataaaacaaaacagtaaagtgcttttttctttgagtaACTCAGAGAAactctttattttaaacagaatcaTGCAGCTTCTTTGTTACATACCAGATGTACTCTCTGTTAATAGCTTAATTCAACAAAGATAATTTAGTAGATGTCACctacagcatttaaaaatataaagataGTTTCTAAATATCTTCAGCTATTGTACAGTCAGTGAATATACAGATGATATAGTACATTTGAGAGCTTAGCTTATGTAATTATTCTACTAGAGCAGAAAAAGACACTCACCCTCTCCTGGGCACATGTAGGAAACTCTGGCAGAGTAGATccccagaagagatccttccctactggtagccagctcttaaataggtctaggagaggtgcagccaggctccactccttcctgcagcacaggtgaattgccttcacctgtgctcccgtggctgactcattgcttgccttagatgatcaatcagaggtgcaggctgtgattcagcagcccCATACAACTGtaatttctttgtctctttatGGTGGGCATCCTAACAGTGTGTGAAATGAATGATCATAAGCCTGTCAGCCTTTATTGGGGAATTTGTAACTTCCCAAATGTCTACAAGTTTAGTATTAATGCTGCCAGCCTGTTCAGATTGTGTTTCTTCAGTCCATCAGCCCATGGCTTTTAGGATTCTTAACTTTGCCAAGACCTTTAGAAATCAGCTCTCTTGCAGTCAAGTTTTAAGTTTTTTTAGCAGCTACTGGTTATATTTCAGTCCCAATTgctgattatttcttttccagataattggttgtggatgccccacccccTGGAAGTGTTCCAGGCCAGattggacggggccctgggcagcctggtctagtattaaatggggaggttggtggccctgcctgtattagggggttggagattcatgatccttgcggtcccttccaaccctggccactctgtgattctgtaattggCACCCAGCCATTCTAAAAGAGTTAGCAGAATCTCTATTCTGTTGCTTTCAGTTTATGATAACTCCTGAACTGATTGTGAAATTGAATCAAAGGGTCCATTTTATTGAGAAGTTCTGAAGAAATCTACCAGCTCTGTCAGGGAGCCAGTAGAAATCCAAGGCTGTTCATATACAGTCTTCATATATTCTAGCACATGCAGTACTGATTGGTAGTTATGAGCAAGCAGTGCAGACCTTTGCTataaaataagggaaaatgttttgttaaaaaaaaaaaaaacagcaaaacaaaacacaaaaacagcaatagaaaacataaaatgtttaaGCCAGTTGGCTCAGTCTCCCAATGAGAAAGGCATGAAAGCCCCTCATGTCTGTGATGAGGGGACCACGAGCATGCAGTGTTTGTAGTTCAAGGTGGCCTTGCTTGCTTTCATCCGCAGGTGGCAGCATGTTCCCATCTGAGCAgagagggatttttttgttgtgcttttgtgctttttcgGGTTTTTTTGGTCATGCAGAAGATAATGCTTTGTTCTGAGACACGAGGCAGAATATTCTCTCTTTTGTGAGATTTGTGATCTGCCTGCATATGCCACAACTCTTAAAACGTTCCTGAGTGGGTTAACTTTGTTGTTGCAGCTGGAATAGGTCCTTTTTCCAAGCATGTTATCCTGAGATGAGAAAAACCCATCCTTCCTGAGCAGTCTTGCTTTGAGATTGTTTCCAGAGCCCTGGAAGCACGTCTCTTGGGGAGTCCTTGGCAGAATCATCTGCGTACAGGATCAGCTATGACACGTTCCTTGCGTTAGCTGTGCTATTTCAGCTCGTTATCTCCAGCAACATTAAAACTAAGTTTTTTAGAAGGCTGCAAATAAGCCTTGAAGAGTTCTCAGATTCTTTGATCTAGCAACTGATGATAGTTCAAAATATGTTTCTAGTTTAATGCTTATCCTTAGAAGTAAGGGCTTTGCACTCCTCAGAGCGCGGTTTTGCTGCATGACACTCCAGTTCTGAACATATGTTGGCTCGTGTTATTGTCCTCCATGATCCTCTTCCATTGCTGTCTGAGCTCCATCAGCAGTCAGTGTAGAGAGAGAGGAGCGTGGGGTAGTTTGGAGGTTGCTGCCTAAAGCAAGGGAACGAACTGTCTGGCAGTGCCTGCGTTTGCCCTGACTGCAGTTGTTTTGGTGGCTGaacaagcttttctttctcctcttttgaaAACAAGCCCCAATGTACTTCAGCAGCGGTGCAGTACCCTATATCGTTATCTCCAGGGTACTGGGGAAGGTATGTGTAGTGAGGAATggcttttgttcttcctcttaTGTGATTAGCCAAAGAAGGTTCAGATTGCATGTGTTCCTTCTTCACTTCCTGACTAATTAATCTTCCGTCACTAATGTGTAGCTGAAAGGGTTTATAAAAGCCAGGCTAAATTTCAGGTGCTTCAGCCAAGGCAAGCACTGCCTTTTTGTGCTGGGGCTAAGCACTTTGCATGTGAAGCAAGCTTTCACTGGGGGCCTGAATGCTGAAAGGCCATTCCAATTGCTTCACTGTTAGAATTGATGTCTTTCACCTCTGAAGGCAACATAGGAAATACTGTAATGCCTAGAAATGTGGATATTTGATTATGCAGATGTTTAATATTCTTCCTAAGCACCTTTGAAGAGATTTTAAAGAGTAGCAGAAGCCTATTAAATTTCACAGTATAAAAATTGCTCAGGATCAGTTGATGACTTATGGTTTTGGCCTTGAATTCCAAGATGGTCCAGGCACAGCACCAAGTTAAAATCGGGcaccttttctttctggtttaaATGTAGAACTGTTACAGAGCAGGACTTTACGTTCCCTActgctcttcatttctttccttctgccctCTCTGCAGAAATGTTGTCGTCTGTTCTTGTCCTGTACTCAGGTTTTAGCTCAGCTCAGTGGAGACTCTTAAGCTGTTTTTAATCTCTGACAGATTTTATTACCAGTATGATACAGAAGTTTATCTCCAGAAGCCATCTCAACCTTTTTGCAAGAGCGGGCAAGACAATCAGAGCTGCAGGGTAAGCTGCAGGAAGCCACCGTGCAGCTACTTACCCATGACACTGTATCCCAAATGTAAGCATTTATAGAAGGAGAGCATGTTAGGTTATAGTAGCTCAGGGAATGATGgtgaaaattgcttttgtatttgAGGCACCCCAGGCAATAAATCTGCGGAAACATCCTTACCCCTCAGGTATTTCACAGAGGAAAGCCATTTACAAAACTTCTGTTGTGCTGccctctgttctgctttgtgtatttttcctgCTGGTCCAGGTTCATTGTTTTAAGTTTGTGCCTGCAGACACTTTGATGCTAGAGATGCTAGCAAATACTGAAGTGGCCTTTAGGTCAGcttcattccttccttcttgaTCTGGAGAAGCAGGGGAGCAGCCTGCGAGTTGTGCTAGTTCTGCCAAGCCTCTGagttgaaatatttcagtgatcaAGTTGCAAGATGCTGCATGCATCAGGATTTGTTCACTGAGGGTGCTGCAGTCACAGCTCGCTGCCTGTTTTGGTGAAGATCTGCACTGCCATCAGGACGTACGAGTCCTCTGCTGAAAACATACTGATCTCCCTTAGGCTTCACAGCCCGTGTTGCTTTGGTCAGAAACTCTTTGGAAATTTCTTTCCAGGGGATTTTTTCCCAGCTCTATCTTGTCATAGCAACCTAAGTGACAGGAGTTGGCAGCCTGCTGAGGTCAGGTGCAGCCTTCCTTCTTGACTGCTGAACAGCCTTTGCTTTCCATAGCTGTTACTTGTTCTGGCTTAGCTGTAAAGTAGTTTTCTGACTCTGAATGAAGAATATACCACCTCCATCATGCTCCGTTGGCATAAAGATCACTCAGCAGTTTACAGGACATAGGGAGGGAAAATACAGTGTACTTCAGGATTGCTATGGTTTTGTGTGCTGCAGGAATGCATGCATCTGAacctgtgctctgtgcctggcTGGAGCAGACCGGTGTGCAGTGAGCTTTCTGCTTCAACAGTCCCCTTCCTGCTCTCCACAGCAGGTCTCTGTAGACCAGTTCCTTGTCACTGGCCCCTCTCATGAACTACTACAAGTAGTGCCCCTCTTTTTTGCTAAGAACTACAAGAAAGTCCAGGGTGACTGTgtttcaatttcttcttcaagCAGCTGGAGAAATCACATCCTGTCATGGGTTAAGGGTATGGATTTTAGGCCTGGAGTTGGCTGAAATGTGGGTGGTTATTTCTTGAGAGTGGTGGTTATTGCCAGCTTTTCACATAGGCTCTCATGTTTCAGAGGGGATGTTACAGCAGTTCACAGTGTATTCCCAAGGTCTAAACTTTCAGTAGCTGATAGGGGCATAGTCCTTGGAGACTTTGAATAAATCTGACAGGTAATATGGAAATGGTTCACTGCCAGCCGGCCAGCTGCTCCCTCTCTTCATTTCCTGCATTTAGTTCAGTATCTGGTGTGACACAGAATCGGTTTTGTGATGTGGTGATAGATGTATTTCTTCGCTTTTTAGATGGAACCCTGAATACAAACCACAAGCATGCACAACCATGTGAATGCATCCCCACCTTTATGCTGAGCCAACCCTTTAACACAGAATATTGCCAGGGGACAGTTTTATTGTCATTTCTCACTTTCCTGGGCACTAAGGTATTTTAATCCTGTCTATGGAACTTCACCACGGAAGCTCTATTGCAGTTACTGCAGTCAAAGCTACAGTGCTGAAAGCTGCCTGATTGATGGAGgagtatttaaaaagaatggCTAAATGCAGTGAGGTGATTCTGTTGGGGCCAATTAGTGAATTAAACTATCTGTACTTAAAGCCCATTTTAGCGTTGCGGTATTGGTTCTTGGTGACTGTTAATTCATATTTCTTAACCAAGTTTAAAAGGTGATTGTGAAGCTGTAATGATGGTATAACACTGCAttacaagaaatgcaaaatgctgtGGTTAGATATTAACTGTAGTCTGCACTTCTGTTGTTGTTAATCCTTCAAGAGCTGACCATTTATTTTCTagtgtttaatttttcacttctgttctcCAGAAGAATGTAAGCTAGTTAACCTTAAGTACCTATCCTCAgcttggtggggttttttttgcaccAGAGCATTTTTCCATGTATCGTGTACTCTAACAAGGAGACAGGTCACTTGTGTGTGCAGCAGAACATGGTAAGAAAAAGACCACTGTTTTTTAGAAGTGAATAGTGACCAATTCTCTTGATGCCATCACCCAGCATACACTTGCCTGTCACATCTTAAGAGAACTGCCTGCATCTCTCACAGGGCTCGTCTGTGCACAGCTAAAGGCAGCAGAGTGCAGCATGGCCTGAAAGCATCTCTGCCTGGAATCTGTTTAATATTTATGTGTTTATATGCACTCTTCTCACTTCATGCATGAATTGCAGAAACGATGGTTTGGAATATGGTTTCTTTCAGAAGTGTGATAGTGAATTTGCACAGCCATCATGTGATCCTTATTTCCAGCCACCAGCGGGTCTGAGTGTCCTGCTGAGTCCCACTTGGGTGCTCAGgacaaggaaaaaggaaagggcCTGAAGGAGCATGCCCTGCTTAGCCTGAGGGATGCACTAGGACCCTTGCTTGGGCTGCAGCCTTTAAGGCTTATTGCTGAGAAGGCTGAGTGCTTATTGCTGAGAAATGTCCTGCGTGTGTTTGGCTTTGATCTTAACACAGCCTGTCCACCTGCTGCAACAGGATGAGGTGAGAGACGAGCTGTGAGAGCAGGCACTGCAAGATACCCCTAAAGCCAGGAGTTGCACCAAAAATGGATGAGCGGACAGAGAATGCTTTGGCTACAGTGCCACTCCTTGCGTTACGTTATCTGAAAGTTCATGTCTCAATGGCTCTGTCATGCTGTACAGCCTGAACACGAGCAGTGGGCTAAGCACTATCTCCTTGTAACCAAAAGTGGCACTCTGACAGGATTCAGTTCTCAAAAGCACTGCGTTACCAAAAATGAACATTTGCTGCTCTTCCCTGgcaaaattcctttcttttgtttctggagAAGCTCGAACAGCCCTTTACTGTtggcaatgaaaagaaaaagaaggagctGAGACTTAAGGCATGCCCATTCTTAGAAAAACAAGATGCATTAGGAAGGGAACGGTCCAAGTGAAGGATGGAATTCTGTTCTTTATGGCTCTGAACGGGACCATTTGGTTGCAGTGTGCCCAGAGCCGGTGTGTTCGCAGCAGATTGTCACCGGAGTGTTTCATCGCCTGCTGCATAGGACAGCTTATTACGCATGCAGAAGTTGTGGTTGTTTTGACAACTGTATACTAAATTTATCtggaaataaagggaaaaatttAGTCTTGCGTTGCTATGTGCGCCTCGTGTTTTATTTATAGATTGTTAGCCAAACCTGCTGACAGGATATATCTAACTGACTGCCTGGGGAATGAAGGGAGGTAGAACTGTACCAGCCGCTGCCGGGAGAAGGCATTCCAGAGGCTCTGTGAAACTTTACATGAGGCAGAAAGTGCTCAGGCAGATGGCAGCTGCTCTAATTAAGACTTACTgcctctgccttttttcttgctgctgtggtttttaaggtatctctcttctttttatcATCAGAGGAATTCTAGTAATTTATTATCCGTAAAGCATGGTTTGTATTAGATTACAGTGATAAAGGAGCTTACTACCACTGAAGTTAAATGTCTTCAATCTTCAGTAAATTGGACTATGAGATGGGAAGTCTCCCATGACAATGGCAGCAGAAGTTGTGTAAATGAAGTTGCCATTTATGGTTAGTTATTGCCTTTCACCAGGACCAGGTTTGAACTGAGGCTTATAAAACACACTAACAGTCTGCTGTGCTACAAGGCGCTAGGCAGAAGGGTGGATGCCGTGTGGAAAATTACCATTAAACGCACACATTTTGCCTGTGGGTGCCCCTGAAGCTGGGATGCTGGGGTGCACTTAATGCAGATGTGAATCAGCTCATCTTTTTCCATGAATTGTTGGTGGCTTTTGTTGTTGGCTGCTTTTGGAAGTGCATCCGACTTTAAGAGTGGGTAAAGGCTGCACTAATTGGGTGCCTGCTGGCAGCAATAACTGCATTGCAGGCTGGCGTATCGGAGTACTTCAGTGTCTGAACTCAGATCTGTTTCATCTTTCCTTTCGTGCAAGGGCTTTGCCTAGGGTTTGTTCACCGAGTTGTGAAACGAGGGTTTGTTTGGTGTTTCAGAGTTTCGGAAACTGTGGAGAAGCATTCCCATGGATTCTATAGATGAAGACAAAGTTGAAGAGTACCTGAAACGACAGGGTATTTCTTCCATGCGAGAAGCTGGACCGAGGAAAATAGTAAGAGATACAAATTGCAGATCTTTCTGAGAAATCCCCCCCCCGCTGACCCTGTGATGTTAATTCCAAAATATGTTGCTGAGCCTATGCGCAGCTGCCTTCTGTAGCTCAAGGAAATGCAACCAATTTTAAGAAGCTGTaaaaaaacaatgctgaagCCAGCAGCCAGTGTTTTTATAACTTGTTTCAGCCAGCGTAATCCCAGAAACATCAAGAAGCGGGCAAATGCCAAAAATCCCTGAGAACTCCAAAGTGGAAGCTTCTGCTTAAAGCTGTACAGTACGTTAGGAGCAAAACAATGGCAGCTCTTCTGGGAGAAggttttctcttccctttttcttttctgctgaacGGCCTTGAAATGTTGATACGAATTGTGTAACCTACCTCCCACTGCTCTTAGGCTGTTCCCCATACAGAGTGCAATATGCTCATGCTTTACTGGCAGGCCAAAATGGCATCAAGATCTCCAAAGATGCTTTCTTCCTGGCTTGTAacaaatctgttgtttttttctttttacacttACTGTATGTGGCATACCATCTCTTTTCTGTTGTGCACCTGGCTTCAAACTGGCTTTCACAAAGCCCTTCCACACAGGATCTGTTCCTGGTTTCTGCCGTTGCTACAGTGGATGCTAGAACACCTGCTGTAATGTAGGCACTTCTCTTGTGTTCTGCATATTCTAGATGTGTCTTTGAGCACATCGTTGTGGCTGTGGGCTATCTAACTACTTCTGTAGTTGCCTCGGAACGTTCAGGGATCCCACTTTTAAACAAATGCCAGCTCTCCTTCAGCACACAAGATACCAGGAAGCTCTGCTGCATCCCCAGTGCTAATTCCCCACCAAGATTCGAATTGAATACAGTTGCTTCCTGCATAAATAAAGACCCCTCGCCTCCTGCCTACCCCCAGTTCAGCTGTTCAAGCACAGCTCTCCTTTGGAGTGAGGCAGTGGCTGCGAGCAGCACAGTGTCTCACGTCAGGTCAGATGTTGCAGCTGGAAGGCAGATCTTCTGACTACcgtttatttcttcatttaggCTCCTGCTCAGAGGAAGAAACCCACTTCTCAGAAGAAACGTCGATTTAAGACTCACAATGACCATTTGGCTGGAGTCTTGAAAGATTACTCTGATGTCACTTCTGGCCAACAGTGACTGGCTGAATTTTGAAGCAAACAGACGTTTTTCTACAGGCTTTTTGCCACGCAGACTCAGCGACTGCTT
The Lagopus muta isolate bLagMut1 chromosome 4, bLagMut1 primary, whole genome shotgun sequence genome window above contains:
- the GTF2E2 gene encoding transcription initiation factor IIE subunit beta — encoded protein: MDPSLLRERELFRKHALSTPAVEKRPASSAESSSSKKKKVKVEQGGPSSSKQSSDHSNGSFNLKALSGSSGYKFGVLAKIVNYMKTRHQRGDTHPLTLEEILDETQHLDIGLKQKQWLMNEALVNNPKIEVIDGKFAFKPKYNLKDKKALLRLLDKHDQQGLGGIFLEEIEEGLPNAHKAIKALGDQILFVTRPDKRQLLYYNDKSCHFSVDEEFRKLWRSIPMDSIDEDKVEEYLKRQGISSMREAGPRKIAPAQRKKPTSQKKRRFKTHNDHLAGVLKDYSDVTSGQQ